In the Candidatus Chlamydia sanziniae genome, CTAGGAGATTTGTTTGATCCTTATGTAAGTCCGGGAGATGCTTTTGTATGTAATCCTCCGTATCTTTCTTATAGAGAAATAATTCAATCTGATCCAGAAGTGCGTTGTTATGAACCTTGGCAAGCCCTTGTTGGTGGTTCTACAGGATTGGAGTTTTATGAACGCATAGCTCAAGAATTACCTAAGGTTTTGGCTTTGCAGGGTGTGGGATGGCTTGAAATAGGATATAACCAGGGGCGCGAAGTACAGAATATTTTTTCTAAACAGGGAATCTCTGGAAATGTATACCAAGATTTAGCTGGTTGGGATAGGATTTTTTTTCTTGAAATAGATCAAAGGGATCCTGTATCCTCAAGGGTGTATTCTTGATTTTTTAGGTAAATGATCGGTTCTTTATCACAAAAGTTGTCTTCTGTATTTTCTTCTTTAGTCTCTTCTCATAGGGTAACTGAAAAAAATATTTCTGATTCAATTCGGGAAGTGCGGTTAGCACTTCTAGATGCTGACGTCAATTATCACGTAGTAAAAGACTTTATTGCGAAAGTAAAACAGAAAATTCTTGGGGACGAAGTTTGGACACATGTTTCCCCAGGCCAGCAATTTATACGTTGTTTACATGAAGAATTAACTGCTTTTCTCCGTGATGGTCGCGAAGAACTGATTATAGAAGGGCGCCCCTCTGCAATGCTTCTTTTTGGTTTACAAGGATCAGGAAAAACAACAACCGTTGCTAAGCTTGCAGCTCATATTATTCAAAAACAGAAAGCAAAAAAAGTTTTAGTAGTTCCCTGCGACCTTAAAAGATTTGCAGCCATAGATCAATTGAAAATTTTAGTCTCACAAACACAGGCAGAATGTTATCATACAGAAGAGGAAAATTCTGTAAAGGTAGCAGCACAAGCAATGAGGTATGCTAAAGAAAAGGAACACGACCTTGTTATCATTGATACTGCTGGTCGTCTTCATGTAGATGACACACTGATGGAAGAATTGGCGGCGATACAACAAGTTGTGCAGGCAAAAGAGCGTCTCTTTGTTATGAATCTTGCTACAGGCCAAGATGCAGTAGCCACAGCTCAAGTTTTTGATAAGTATTTAGATTTGACGGGA is a window encoding:
- the ffh gene encoding signal recognition particle protein; translated protein: MIGSLSQKLSSVFSSLVSSHRVTEKNISDSIREVRLALLDADVNYHVVKDFIAKVKQKILGDEVWTHVSPGQQFIRCLHEELTAFLRDGREELIIEGRPSAMLLFGLQGSGKTTTVAKLAAHIIQKQKAKKVLVVPCDLKRFAAIDQLKILVSQTQAECYHTEEENSVKVAAQAMRYAKEKEHDLVIIDTAGRLHVDDTLMEELAAIQQVVQAKERLFVMNLATGQDAVATAQVFDKYLDLTGIVFSMVDGDARAGAVLSIKSVLGKPIKFEGCGERIQDFRAFNPESMSDRILGMGDTINFVDEMRQCISEKENEELNKKLVEATFTYEDYYKQMQAFRRMGPLRKLLGMMPGFHNTKPSEKELVDSEEHMKKTEAIILSMTLAERREEVILDMSRMKRIAFGCGLTLGEVNQFRKRMTQSKKFFKGMTKKRMEQMSKKMSGGNSWR